In Allobranchiibius huperziae, the sequence TGCGCCGGCCACCCGCGCGGCTGCGGCCTCTTGCTCGATTTCGCGGCGCTGCCGCACGACGTCCTCGAACTCGCACGCAGCGTCGTAACGGAACATCTCCTCCGGCGGCGTGGCGCTGGCCCACATCGGCAACGCTTCGTGGTGGGTCTGGCTGCACCGCTCGAACGGTCCTTGGGGGTCGGTTAGGACCCGCATGTGGTAGTCGATGTGGTCGCGCCACAGCGT encodes:
- a CDS encoding DUF4913 domain-containing protein — encoded protein: TLWRDHIDYHMRVLTDPQGPFERCSQTHHEALPMWASATPPEEMFRYDAACEFEDVVRQRREIEQEAAAARVAGAVDQADQGEGVMA